The Microbacterium maritypicum genome contains a region encoding:
- a CDS encoding putative immunity protein: MSTAQGMTETERRIVAVWAADCAERVLPLFDAEAPDDDRARDAIARARAFARGELTAAGEIRRRFVAGRAAHSAASPAGVAAARSAAQAAGVAHMGAHALGAAAYAVKAVELTHPEDPDARAAEVRWQLAALSPEVASALRRLPPLGSDTAGPLGPGLLASGTLGEVIREIQAALGA; encoded by the coding sequence ATGTCCACTGCGCAGGGCATGACCGAGACCGAGCGACGGATCGTCGCGGTGTGGGCGGCCGACTGCGCGGAACGGGTGCTGCCCCTGTTCGACGCGGAGGCACCCGACGACGACCGCGCGCGCGACGCCATCGCGCGAGCTCGAGCCTTCGCACGGGGTGAGCTCACGGCTGCGGGAGAGATCCGTCGCCGCTTCGTCGCGGGCCGGGCCGCCCACAGCGCCGCTTCACCCGCGGGGGTCGCCGCAGCCCGCTCGGCCGCCCAGGCCGCAGGGGTCGCGCACATGGGTGCCCATGCGCTCGGAGCCGCCGCCTACGCCGTGAAGGCCGTGGAGCTCACGCACCCGGAGGACCCGGATGCCCGCGCCGCCGAGGTGCGGTGGCAGCTCGCCGCCCTGTCGCCCGAGGTCGCATCCGCACTCCGGCGACTGCCTCCCCTCGGCTCCGACACCGCGGGCCCCCTCGGCCCGGGCCTGCTCGCCTCCGGCACGCTCGGGGAGGTGATCCGCGAGATCCAGGCCGCCCTCGGCGCCTGA
- a CDS encoding response regulator transcription factor, which produces MRILVVDDEVRLAEGVRRGLEAEGFAVDVAHNGVDGLWRARETRYDAIVLDLMMPGMSGWKVCEALRAEENWTPVLMLTAKDGEWDQVEALETGADDYVTKPFSFAILVARLRALVRRGAVARPAILEAGDLRLDPAAHRVWRGETPVSLTAREFSVLEYLMRHRGQVLSKRTLIDGVWDDDFDGDPNIVEVYVGHLRRKLDKPFGREAIETIRGAGYRLAADGG; this is translated from the coding sequence ATGCGGATCCTGGTGGTGGACGACGAGGTGCGTCTGGCCGAGGGCGTGCGCCGCGGCCTGGAGGCCGAGGGCTTCGCCGTCGACGTGGCACACAACGGCGTCGACGGACTCTGGCGCGCGCGTGAGACACGGTACGACGCGATCGTGCTCGACCTGATGATGCCGGGCATGAGCGGCTGGAAGGTGTGCGAGGCGCTCAGGGCCGAAGAGAACTGGACCCCCGTGCTGATGCTCACGGCGAAGGACGGCGAGTGGGACCAGGTCGAAGCGCTCGAGACCGGGGCCGACGACTACGTCACCAAGCCCTTCTCGTTCGCGATCCTCGTCGCGCGCCTGCGTGCTCTCGTGCGGCGCGGAGCCGTCGCGCGTCCGGCGATCCTGGAAGCGGGCGATCTGCGGCTCGATCCCGCAGCGCACCGGGTCTGGCGGGGCGAGACTCCCGTGAGCCTGACCGCTCGGGAGTTCTCGGTGCTCGAATACCTGATGCGTCATCGCGGCCAGGTGCTGTCGAAGCGCACCCTCATCGACGGCGTCTGGGACGACGACTTCGACGGCGATCCCAACATCGTCGAGGTCTACGTCGGGCACCTGCGCCGCAAGCTCGACAAGCCGTTCGGACGCGAGGCGATCGAGACCATCCGTGGAGCGGGCTACCGGCTGGCGGCCGACGGTGGCTAG
- a CDS encoding LPXTG cell wall anchor domain-containing protein: ESVTCTADAPYTVTEQDIIDGGVVNTATGNATTPEGVDPITPPTDTVVTPTGPVPAPPTTPPGGGLATTGADSLAPIPVALALVLLGTVIFLVTRRRRQSMESNSQ, translated from the coding sequence TGAGTCGGTGACGTGCACGGCGGATGCGCCGTATACGGTCACCGAGCAGGACATCATCGATGGCGGTGTCGTGAACACCGCGACCGGTAATGCCACGACTCCTGAGGGTGTCGATCCGATCACCCCGCCGACCGATACGGTGGTGACGCCCACGGGGCCGGTTCCGGCGCCTCCGACGACGCCTCCTGGCGGCGGTCTCGCGACGACGGGAGCCGACAGCCTGGCTCCGATCCCGGTCGCGTTGGCACTCGTGCTCCTGGGTACAGTGATCTTCCTCGTAACGCGGCGCCGTCGGCAGAGCATGGAATCGAACTCCCAGTAA
- a CDS encoding LysE family translocator: MDIALVMQFWVVAVMLALTPGADWAYAISAGLRARSLAPSILGMIAGYTVVIVAVALGLGALVTAYPVTLTTLTVVGALYLIFLGATTLASRPAPIAESGEPIATGGWGQFLRGSGVSGINPKGLLLLLALLPQFTSPNGWPSTTQMLALGGLHLLNIAIVYTTVGLLARRLLRTRPRASSVVTRIAGIAMTVIGVGILIEQVLEWM, from the coding sequence ATGGATATCGCTCTGGTGATGCAGTTCTGGGTGGTCGCCGTCATGCTCGCGCTGACCCCCGGCGCCGACTGGGCGTATGCGATCTCCGCAGGCCTGCGTGCACGCTCCCTTGCACCGTCGATCCTCGGGATGATCGCCGGATACACCGTCGTGATCGTCGCCGTCGCTCTCGGTCTCGGCGCGCTGGTCACCGCGTATCCCGTCACCCTCACGACCCTGACGGTGGTCGGTGCGCTCTACCTGATCTTCCTCGGAGCCACGACCTTGGCCAGCCGTCCGGCTCCGATCGCGGAGAGCGGCGAGCCGATCGCGACCGGAGGGTGGGGGCAGTTCCTGCGCGGATCCGGTGTCAGCGGCATCAACCCGAAGGGGCTCCTGCTGCTCCTCGCCCTGCTGCCGCAGTTCACGAGTCCGAATGGCTGGCCGTCGACGACGCAGATGCTCGCGCTGGGCGGACTGCACCTGCTCAACATCGCGATCGTCTATACGACGGTCGGTCTGCTCGCCCGTCGACTGCTGCGCACCCGGCCCCGCGCGAGTTCGGTGGTCACGCGGATCGCCGGCATCGCCATGACCGTCATCGGCGTGGGCATCCTGATCGAGCAGGTGCTCGAATGGATGTGA
- a CDS encoding DUF4395 domain-containing protein, which produces MKEQPVVGQWVEGIDTPVVNERAVRASAGILFLAGFSAWLWSVITGDLQPMRIFGIVFAIEMMLRLFVGTAFTPTLILGALITRPQRPEWVEARSKILAWGMGLGMSLAGCFSLGWLGLPTIVAQVICGVCLLLLYLETAFGICLGCVVAQRFARRKPQLCAGDTCAYTPPAKGEQHSILRD; this is translated from the coding sequence GTGAAGGAACAGCCCGTCGTCGGTCAGTGGGTCGAGGGCATCGACACTCCGGTCGTGAACGAACGCGCGGTTCGAGCGTCAGCGGGGATCCTGTTCCTGGCTGGTTTCTCGGCGTGGCTCTGGAGTGTGATCACCGGTGACCTGCAGCCGATGCGGATCTTCGGAATCGTGTTCGCCATCGAGATGATGCTGCGGTTGTTCGTCGGAACAGCTTTCACTCCTACGCTCATCCTGGGTGCGCTGATCACTCGCCCGCAGCGTCCGGAGTGGGTGGAGGCGCGGTCGAAGATCCTTGCCTGGGGCATGGGGTTAGGAATGTCCCTCGCGGGGTGCTTCAGCTTGGGATGGTTGGGCCTGCCGACAATCGTCGCTCAGGTGATCTGCGGGGTGTGTCTTCTCCTGCTGTACCTGGAGACAGCCTTCGGGATCTGCCTGGGATGCGTTGTTGCCCAGCGCTTCGCGCGGCGCAAGCCGCAGTTGTGTGCGGGTGACACCTGCGCATACACACCGCCGGCGAAGGGCGAGCAGCACTCGATTCTCCGCGACTGA
- a CDS encoding signal peptidase I yields the protein MTTLAIPATRPRSTGFLGRSLYLVGQGIGLFVLVGLLLVAGATIAVPALLGATPLAVLTSSMEPTYPPGTLIVVQPTPADAIRGGDVITFQLHSGEPTVVTHRVIEVAVNAAGDHVFRTQGDNNLDPDVQAVREVQLKGKLLYAVPGLGWVQNTLSGDVRVLLVPLIAGGLFLYAAVTIVRAMTERRRSRGSDGSIRVLGLPRTRWKS from the coding sequence ATGACCACTCTCGCGATCCCGGCGACACGTCCTCGCTCCACAGGCTTCCTGGGTCGATCGCTGTACCTCGTGGGCCAGGGGATCGGCCTCTTCGTCCTGGTCGGGTTGCTGCTCGTCGCAGGTGCAACGATCGCCGTCCCCGCTCTCCTCGGGGCCACCCCGCTCGCTGTGCTGACCTCCTCGATGGAGCCGACCTACCCGCCCGGCACGCTCATCGTGGTGCAGCCGACCCCCGCCGACGCCATCCGCGGCGGCGATGTGATCACGTTTCAGCTGCACTCGGGCGAGCCGACTGTCGTCACTCACCGGGTGATCGAAGTCGCTGTGAACGCGGCGGGAGACCACGTCTTCCGCACGCAGGGTGACAACAACCTCGATCCCGATGTGCAGGCCGTGCGGGAAGTGCAGCTTAAGGGCAAGCTCCTCTACGCGGTCCCGGGTCTCGGCTGGGTGCAGAACACCCTGAGCGGTGACGTCCGTGTGCTCCTGGTCCCCCTGATTGCCGGCGGACTCTTCCTCTACGCGGCCGTCACAATCGTGCGTGCAATGACCGAACGACGACGGAGCAGAGGTTCCGATGGGTCAATCCGCGTGCTCGGTCTTCCGAGGACGCGATGGAAGTCATGA
- a CDS encoding response regulator transcription factor, with product MPIRVGIIDDQPALVLGITVLVNAQPDMTFIGAFRSVPELLSAGTTLDVVLVDPVLDEGRAQAASVAALLSCGIGVLFFTAATQPRSSFDALEHGGVETIQKTDPLHRVVAGIRAAQRSRSGWSIVGSQMRTPDSAPEVSLSPREHQVLELYAAGATASQVAEALGITRNTVVDHIKRIRLKYVVAGRPAFTKVDLFRRAVEDGLVVGESA from the coding sequence GTGCCTATACGTGTGGGGATCATCGACGATCAACCGGCACTGGTGTTGGGCATCACGGTCCTGGTGAATGCTCAGCCTGATATGACGTTCATCGGCGCGTTCCGCAGCGTTCCCGAGCTTCTGTCTGCCGGGACGACACTGGACGTGGTGTTGGTCGACCCGGTGCTCGACGAGGGACGGGCACAGGCGGCTTCTGTGGCGGCACTGTTGTCGTGCGGCATCGGGGTTCTCTTCTTCACAGCCGCCACGCAACCCCGATCCTCGTTCGATGCGCTCGAGCACGGAGGCGTGGAGACGATCCAGAAGACCGACCCGCTCCATCGGGTCGTCGCGGGCATACGTGCAGCGCAGCGGAGTCGATCAGGGTGGTCGATCGTCGGCTCCCAGATGCGAACCCCCGACTCCGCACCCGAGGTCTCGCTGTCACCGCGTGAGCACCAGGTGCTGGAGTTGTATGCCGCCGGCGCTACGGCCTCGCAGGTCGCGGAAGCGCTGGGCATCACCCGGAACACCGTCGTGGACCATATCAAGCGCATCCGCCTGAAGTACGTCGTCGCAGGACGGCCGGCCTTCACCAAGGTGGATCTCTTCCGGCGCGCTGTCGAAGACGGACTGGTGGTTGGCGAGTCCGCGTGA
- a CDS encoding DUF2165 domain-containing protein, giving the protein MTTTDAPVRSPRWHLLGSLPFAAAALVLVNGLYIFLVALGNITDYGTNFDFVQHVLAMDTTNFGQEAGKGLDPDVMWRAIDNPVLWNIAYIGVIIWESLSAIVLIVAVVFFVRGFLGHGFHAARVWSSIGLVMIILLFVGGFISIGGEWFQMWRSTSWNGLDPAFRNSVIAGIGLVLLHLPSPRWDDTAPRRDASR; this is encoded by the coding sequence ATGACTACGACCGACGCGCCGGTGCGCTCACCTCGTTGGCACCTTCTCGGTTCGCTGCCCTTCGCGGCGGCCGCGCTCGTCCTCGTGAACGGGCTCTACATCTTCCTGGTGGCGCTCGGAAACATCACCGACTACGGCACCAACTTCGATTTCGTGCAGCACGTCTTGGCGATGGACACCACGAACTTCGGCCAGGAGGCCGGCAAGGGGCTCGATCCCGACGTGATGTGGCGGGCGATCGACAACCCTGTGCTGTGGAACATCGCCTACATCGGCGTGATCATCTGGGAGTCGCTGAGCGCGATCGTCCTGATCGTCGCGGTCGTGTTCTTCGTGCGCGGATTCCTCGGCCACGGCTTCCACGCCGCCCGCGTGTGGTCGTCGATCGGACTGGTGATGATCATCCTCCTCTTCGTGGGCGGGTTCATCTCGATCGGCGGCGAGTGGTTCCAGATGTGGCGCTCCACCTCGTGGAACGGACTCGACCCCGCCTTCCGCAACTCGGTGATCGCCGGCATCGGCCTGGTGCTGCTGCACCTCCCCTCGCCCCGCTGGGACGACACCGCACCGCGTCGCGACGCCTCTCGCTGA
- a CDS encoding sensor histidine kinase has product MRGRTTLGATVVVAVALLIGAFSFYGVLSASIHGSTERAAEQRLEELTERTDGPGGKGIDALDDEILQIIGADGSVRAASEDAREKLGSTPLPVDDDPQTTTVDGETVLVVSEDIERDQTLVLAVSMEDDAETLATVATLLAIALPLLLLLVAVTTWSVVGRALRPVELIREEVDGITAERLHQRVPVPETADEIAALATTMNGMLDRLDAAATAQRRFVSDASHELRSPLATIRQHAELAQAHPDVTSIGELAEVVSEEGLRLQGIVESLLLLARLDEGASTHDEAVDLDDIALGEVRRLRAAGIDVDGSGIHAARVHGDPRLLGQLVRNLADNAVRHSRGRVAIGVTPSDGYVFVTIEDDGTGVPTEERERIFERFVRLDEARSRDAGGSGLGLAIARGIAASGHGTLTVDDSRWGGARFVLTLPLGA; this is encoded by the coding sequence GTGCGCGGCAGGACCACGCTCGGCGCCACCGTCGTCGTCGCCGTCGCACTCCTCATCGGCGCCTTCTCGTTCTACGGCGTGCTCAGCGCCAGCATCCACGGCAGCACCGAGCGCGCGGCGGAACAGCGCCTCGAAGAGCTCACCGAACGCACAGACGGCCCAGGCGGCAAGGGCATCGATGCGCTCGACGACGAGATCCTGCAGATCATCGGTGCGGACGGTTCGGTGCGCGCCGCCAGCGAAGACGCCAGGGAGAAGCTCGGGTCGACACCCCTCCCCGTCGACGACGATCCGCAGACGACCACTGTCGACGGAGAGACCGTCCTCGTCGTCTCGGAGGACATCGAGCGCGACCAGACCCTCGTGCTCGCCGTCTCGATGGAGGACGATGCCGAGACCCTCGCCACGGTCGCGACGCTGCTGGCCATCGCCCTCCCCCTGCTTCTGCTGCTCGTCGCCGTGACCACATGGTCGGTGGTCGGCCGGGCCCTCCGCCCGGTCGAGCTCATCCGCGAAGAGGTCGACGGCATCACCGCAGAGCGCCTGCACCAGCGGGTACCGGTGCCGGAGACCGCCGATGAGATCGCCGCGCTCGCGACGACCATGAACGGCATGCTCGATCGGCTCGACGCGGCGGCCACCGCGCAGCGGCGCTTCGTCTCGGACGCTTCCCACGAGCTGCGCTCGCCCCTCGCGACGATCCGTCAGCATGCCGAACTGGCCCAGGCCCATCCCGATGTGACGAGCATCGGCGAACTCGCCGAGGTGGTGTCGGAGGAGGGACTGCGCCTGCAGGGCATCGTCGAATCACTGCTGCTGCTCGCCCGCCTGGATGAGGGAGCGAGCACCCATGACGAGGCGGTCGACCTCGACGACATCGCCCTCGGCGAGGTGCGCCGGCTCCGGGCCGCGGGAATCGACGTCGACGGCTCCGGGATCCACGCCGCCCGGGTGCACGGCGACCCGCGACTGCTCGGGCAGCTGGTGCGAAACCTCGCCGACAACGCCGTGCGCCACAGCCGCGGGCGCGTCGCGATCGGGGTGACGCCATCGGACGGATACGTGTTCGTCACGATCGAGGACGACGGCACCGGAGTGCCGACCGAGGAGCGGGAGCGGATCTTCGAACGCTTCGTCCGCCTCGACGAGGCCCGCAGCCGCGACGCCGGAGGCAGCGGATTGGGCCTCGCGATCGCCCGCGGCATCGCCGCCAGCGGCCACGGCACCCTCACGGTCGACGACTCCCGCTGGGGTGGTGCGCGCTTCGTGCTCACCCTGCCCCTCGGCGCCTGA
- a CDS encoding class I SAM-dependent methyltransferase has product MVDDSGSDRRIRDGYAARAAEYTQLFGDIGQMDEADRERIGGWADAVDGRILDAGCGPGHWTAFLAERGIDAEGIDLVPEFVAGACARFPHVPYRVASLTDVGVASGSLGGVLAWYSLIHAGPDELAVLLAHARRVLRDGGALLVGFFAGVDGEPFPHAVTTAHYWSVEGLSVLLERAGFRVVDSDARVQDGRRPHASISAVAV; this is encoded by the coding sequence GTGGTGGACGACTCAGGGAGCGACCGGCGCATCCGAGACGGATACGCCGCACGTGCCGCCGAGTACACGCAGCTGTTCGGCGACATCGGGCAGATGGACGAGGCCGACCGGGAGCGCATCGGGGGCTGGGCGGATGCGGTCGACGGGCGCATCCTCGATGCCGGGTGCGGCCCGGGGCACTGGACCGCGTTCCTCGCCGAACGAGGGATCGACGCCGAAGGCATCGACCTGGTGCCGGAGTTCGTCGCCGGTGCCTGCGCGCGGTTCCCGCACGTTCCGTATCGGGTGGCATCGCTGACAGACGTCGGCGTCGCCTCGGGCTCCCTCGGCGGCGTGCTCGCCTGGTACTCGCTGATCCACGCAGGGCCGGATGAGCTCGCGGTCCTCCTCGCCCATGCTCGACGCGTTCTCCGCGACGGGGGAGCCCTGTTGGTCGGGTTCTTCGCCGGGGTCGACGGGGAGCCCTTCCCGCATGCCGTCACGACGGCGCACTACTGGTCAGTCGAGGGGCTGTCCGTGCTGCTGGAGCGCGCCGGCTTCCGCGTGGTCGACAGCGACGCCCGGGTGCAGGACGGACGCCGTCCGCACGCATCGATCAGCGCTGTCGCGGTCTGA
- a CDS encoding TY-Chap domain-containing protein yields MQLSVGDADARGRRADPEAGGLNVQKSGRYVRVGNTEYPLATPGGHWALWSSTPVEGFRRIGNGWVRNISPDEQLECFRVEHRGTYRGITVTVEPGRDGPDRRGLARLGTLDPRAAEQGFEMLGFERPELQPWLKFVPMDDPDLDFETIRTPEPMPWAATSRDAVAQRSVPRASDAQPSAWGAFGLRLVTALRGVTDQVFLIVSVDGDPLRYVQFAGDPDKLYAEAPGLDVVTDADETVLKAAGWEEPGVAQPNWTSELALPAYAADYREFADRCVAALRDAYRVSSPDVLVHRAWRDQEQTSLDFPGLGRAQL; encoded by the coding sequence ATGCAGCTCTCTGTCGGCGACGCCGACGCGCGGGGTCGCCGCGCCGACCCGGAAGCCGGGGGGCTGAACGTGCAGAAGTCAGGACGCTACGTCCGCGTCGGGAACACGGAGTACCCGCTCGCCACACCCGGAGGCCATTGGGCACTCTGGAGCTCGACCCCGGTCGAGGGTTTCCGGCGGATCGGGAACGGGTGGGTACGCAACATCTCTCCGGATGAACAGCTGGAGTGCTTCCGCGTCGAACACCGCGGTACGTATCGCGGCATCACGGTCACCGTAGAGCCCGGCAGAGACGGGCCGGACCGTCGAGGGCTGGCGCGACTCGGCACCCTCGATCCACGAGCAGCCGAGCAGGGATTCGAGATGCTCGGGTTCGAGCGGCCGGAGCTGCAGCCGTGGCTGAAGTTCGTACCCATGGATGATCCCGACCTCGACTTCGAGACGATCCGCACGCCTGAGCCGATGCCGTGGGCTGCGACGAGCCGAGACGCCGTCGCGCAGCGTTCCGTCCCGCGGGCATCCGACGCGCAGCCGTCGGCGTGGGGAGCCTTCGGGCTCCGTCTCGTCACGGCGCTCCGCGGTGTGACCGACCAGGTGTTCCTCATCGTGTCGGTCGACGGTGACCCGCTGCGCTACGTCCAGTTCGCCGGAGATCCCGACAAGCTGTACGCCGAGGCGCCGGGACTCGATGTGGTCACGGATGCCGACGAGACGGTGCTGAAGGCCGCCGGCTGGGAAGAGCCGGGGGTCGCGCAGCCGAACTGGACCTCGGAACTCGCGCTGCCTGCGTACGCGGCCGACTATCGGGAGTTCGCCGATAGGTGCGTCGCCGCGCTGCGCGACGCCTATCGGGTGTCGAGTCCCGACGTCCTCGTGCACCGTGCCTGGCGCGATCAGGAGCAGACCTCGCTCGACTTCCCCGGACTCGGTCGCGCCCAGCTCTGA
- a CDS encoding alternate-type signal peptide domain-containing protein encodes MNKLAKSSIAVTAGIALLMGGAGSLAFWNDTIDAGTTGSISAGTLSLSNATAGSWTDQNGNALDIASFRAVPGDVLTYTTTIDVTAIGDNLTGTIGIGTASIAPATAGAADTELAALLTESATFTVNGSAVNTFTATGTPQPVDVTVTISWPSGNPATDNLAKLGSVSLADFAITATQA; translated from the coding sequence ATGAACAAGCTGGCCAAGAGCTCCATCGCCGTCACCGCCGGAATCGCCCTCCTCATGGGAGGCGCTGGATCCCTCGCCTTCTGGAACGACACGATCGACGCCGGTACCACCGGTTCGATCAGCGCTGGAACCCTGTCGCTCTCGAACGCGACCGCCGGCTCCTGGACGGACCAGAACGGCAATGCGCTCGACATCGCGAGCTTCCGTGCAGTCCCGGGCGACGTGCTCACCTACACGACCACGATCGACGTCACGGCGATCGGCGACAACCTCACCGGAACGATTGGCATCGGCACGGCGTCGATCGCCCCCGCCACGGCGGGCGCGGCAGACACCGAACTCGCCGCTCTGCTGACCGAGTCGGCGACCTTCACCGTCAACGGCTCGGCGGTCAACACCTTCACCGCTACCGGGACACCCCAGCCGGTCGACGTCACCGTGACCATCAGCTGGCCGTCGGGAAACCCGGCAACGGACAACCTCGCCAAGCTCGGCAGCGTGTCTCTCGCAGACTTCGCCATCACCGCCACCCAGGCCTGA
- a CDS encoding RNA polymerase sigma factor: MEDTAGVDESISDTELVRLFRAGDADSAHLLYQRHFEMAVRLARRTAPHPSEAEEIASESFARVLEAIRRGGGPADSFSLYLRSTVRNTSFSALRHRARMHTIDNIERIVVDHVPDHADFGRDLDSDLAAAFAGLSERYQRVLWARVLEGKSNRESAADLGIAATAEAMLYHRARRALKKSYLETEDGRLRTAIAAFRARRRVRH, translated from the coding sequence ATGGAGGACACTGCCGGGGTCGACGAGAGCATCAGCGACACTGAGCTCGTGCGACTCTTCCGCGCTGGTGACGCCGACTCCGCTCACCTGCTGTATCAACGGCATTTCGAGATGGCGGTGCGACTTGCGCGACGCACTGCCCCTCACCCTTCGGAGGCCGAAGAGATCGCGAGCGAGTCTTTCGCCCGGGTTCTGGAAGCGATCCGTCGGGGCGGTGGACCCGCCGACTCCTTCTCGCTGTACCTCCGCTCCACCGTGCGCAACACCTCGTTCAGCGCGCTGCGACACCGGGCGAGGATGCACACGATCGACAACATCGAGCGGATCGTGGTCGACCACGTGCCCGATCACGCCGACTTCGGACGCGACCTCGACAGTGATCTCGCGGCGGCGTTCGCCGGGCTCTCCGAGCGCTACCAGCGTGTGCTCTGGGCACGGGTGCTGGAGGGCAAGTCCAACAGAGAGTCCGCCGCCGACCTCGGAATCGCGGCGACGGCAGAGGCGATGCTCTACCACCGTGCTCGACGCGCACTCAAGAAGAGCTATCTGGAGACGGAGGACGGCCGTCTGCGGACGGCGATCGCCGCATTCCGCGCCCGTCGTCGCGTGCGACACTGA
- a CDS encoding rhodanese-like domain-containing protein translates to MARRSLRAVALGAALALSVAMSGCAATASPSVAIGEDTVVVDVRTPAEYAEGHLDGAINIDLQSPEFDTTISELDPEDEYVVYCQSGNRSAQAVAAMEAAGLDVQDAGGISEAAEATGLPVIR, encoded by the coding sequence ATGGCGCGGCGTAGCCTGCGAGCCGTCGCACTCGGGGCGGCTCTCGCCCTCTCCGTCGCGATGAGCGGCTGCGCTGCCACGGCGTCTCCCTCTGTAGCGATCGGCGAAGACACGGTCGTTGTCGATGTGCGCACCCCCGCGGAGTACGCCGAGGGCCATCTCGACGGCGCCATCAACATCGACCTTCAATCCCCGGAATTCGACACGACCATCTCGGAGCTCGATCCCGAGGATGAGTACGTCGTCTACTGCCAGTCCGGCAACCGATCCGCGCAGGCGGTCGCCGCGATGGAAGCCGCGGGACTCGACGTGCAGGACGCGGGCGGGATCTCTGAGGCCGCAGAGGCCACCGGTCTCCCCGTCATCCGATGA
- a CDS encoding Lrp/AsnC family transcriptional regulator, with protein MDALDREILSLLQDDGRMSATHLASQVGLSLSACHRRLKELEQSGAIERYRAVVAPAAVGLTFEAIVFVTIGRTDKDTIVAFEEAVVAIPAVVEAQRLFGDPDYMLRILTRDMGAYQELYDNTLGALPGVQRLTSTMVMKRLGADRAVPIP; from the coding sequence ATGGACGCACTCGACCGGGAGATCCTCTCTCTGCTGCAGGATGACGGCCGGATGAGCGCGACCCACCTCGCCTCGCAGGTCGGCCTGAGCCTGTCCGCCTGTCATCGCCGGCTCAAAGAACTGGAGCAGTCCGGCGCGATCGAGCGGTACCGCGCGGTGGTCGCCCCGGCAGCGGTCGGCCTCACCTTCGAGGCCATCGTCTTCGTGACGATCGGGCGCACCGACAAGGACACGATCGTGGCGTTCGAAGAGGCCGTCGTGGCGATCCCCGCGGTCGTCGAGGCGCAGCGTCTGTTCGGCGACCCCGACTACATGCTGCGCATCCTCACCCGCGACATGGGCGCCTACCAGGAGCTCTACGACAACACCCTCGGCGCCCTGCCCGGCGTGCAGCGTCTCACCTCGACCATGGTGATGAAGCGGCTCGGGGCCGATCGGGCCGTGCCGATCCCCTGA
- a CDS encoding RNA-binding S4 domain-containing protein, with protein sequence MTNSDPIDDISIGGEVIRLGQFLKFAGLLDSGGDAKEVIIDGYVTVNGEIDRRRGRQLRDGDLVSFEGRTVRVRP encoded by the coding sequence ATGACGAACTCCGATCCGATCGACGACATCTCCATCGGCGGTGAGGTGATCCGCCTCGGGCAGTTCCTCAAGTTCGCCGGACTCCTCGACTCGGGTGGCGACGCCAAAGAGGTCATCATCGACGGGTACGTGACGGTGAACGGCGAGATCGACCGCCGCCGAGGACGCCAGTTGCGCGACGGCGACCTGGTGTCGTTCGAGGGACGAACGGTCCGCGTCCGCCCGTGA